The nucleotide sequence CAGCCCTTCCCCCTGGACCCCCATCCCAGTTTTTCAAACGTTTTGAATGGGTGGGCTGAAAATTTCCGCCCCGCCCATGACACCCAACTCCGACGCCAACACACCTTCGGAAAGATAAAGCTGTGCCCGCCGGGGCCGAACTCCGAGACGATCTCCCGAACGCAAAGAAAGTTGCTTGTGCTGGGAGCGGCTCAGTTCGGCTTCCAGAACCTGGCCTGAAATGGCTTGCAATTCAAGGCGCACAATCGGCCCCAGAATGGCCTGGTGACCCAGCAATACCGGAAACGATCCGGGCTGCCCGGGTGCCGTAAACTCCAGATCATGAGGCCGGATGAAAATGGTTCCCGGGGCATCCTGAATGGAGGCATATTCAGCAGCGGGAAGGGTCAGACCAATATCCGTTTCAGCCAAACCGTTGCGAATCCGACAGGCGAGGGTATTGACGTTGCCCAAAAACTGATAGACAAACGCCGAGGCCGGATGGTCATAAATGCGGGTGGGGGTATCCACCTGTTCAATCCGCCCCTGATTCATGACCACCACCCGATCAGCCACCTCCATGGCCTCTTCCTGGTCATGGGTGACAAACACCCCCGTAATGCCAAGGGTATCGTGCAGATTGCGCAACCAGCGTCGCAAATCCCGCCGCACCTTGGCATCCAAGGCACCAAACGGTTCGTCAAGCAGCAACAACTTCGGCTCAATGGCCAAAGCACGGGCCAGGGCCACACGCTGCCGCTGCCCACCCGACAATTGCGACGGATACCGCTCAGCCAGAAAACCAATCTGCACCAATTCCAAAAGCTGCTCCACCCGGCGGCGAATTTCCGCCTGATCAGGACGGCTGGCACGCGGTCGCGCCCGCAAACCAAAGGCAATATTTTCAAAAACCGTCAGGTGCCGAAACAGGGCATAATGCTGGAATACAAACCCCACCTGCCGTTCACGCGCACTCAACCGGGTGGCATCGGTGGTGTCAAAATGAATTTCCCCCCGATCCGGTTTTTCCAGGCCGGCGATGATCCGCAACAGGGTTGTCTTGCCCGAACCGGAAGGACCAAGCAGGGCAAGCAGTTCGCCGGTTTTAATCTTCAGGGAGACGTCGTTCAACACAATGATGCCGCCCGTGAAGGTTTTGGTGATGGAACGAATCTCAATCATGGTGGTTTCTCAATGGCCCATGGCCTGAAGTTGATCCCGATAGCGCCATTGCAAAAAGTTTTTGACGCCCAACGTCACCAGGGCCAAAATGGCCAACAGCGAGGCCACGGCAAATGCGGCGACAAATTCAAATTCGTTATAAAGAATCTCCACATGCAGCGGCATGGTGTTGGTCAGACCGCGAATATGACCGGAGATGACGGAAACCGCCCCGAACTCCCCCATGGCGCGGGCGTTGCAGAGCAGCACGCCATACATGAGACCACAACGCATGTTGGGCAAGGTCACCTTCCAGAATGTCTGCCAGCCGGAAGCCCCCAGCATCATGGCCGACTCTTCGTCATCGACTCCCTGCTCTTCCATCAGGGGAATCAGCTCCCGGGCAATAAAGGGCAGGGTGACAAACACCGTGACCAGGACCATGCCCGGAATGGCAAAAACAATCTTGATGTCATAGGGTTGCAATAAAGGGGTCAACCACCCCTGGGCACCGAACATCAGCATGAAAATCAAGCCGGCCACCACGGGCGAGACGGAAAAAGGAAGGTCGATCAAGGTCAGCAGCAGACTGCGGCCCGGAAACCGGAATTTGGTGATGGCCCAGGCCGCCGCAACACCAAAAATCAGATTGCAGGGCACGGCAATGGCAGCAATCATCAGGGTGAGACCTATGGCAGAGCGGGCATCCGGGGTGCGCAAGGCCGCAAAATAGACTGAAAATCCCTGGGACAGGGCCTCGCCAAATACAATGAACAGCGGCAGAAACAAAAATCCCCCCAGAAAAGACAGCCCCAAAGTCAAAATAAGAATACGCGCCCAGAGAGGTTCACTGAGCAGAGGAGACCGGTTGCTGAGAAACGGCAAATCCGTGGCCATGTTTCAAACCGCATCCATCCCGGGTCTATCCATTGGAAAAAGATTCATCGAGACTCCACATGAAATTTCCGTATTTTATTTCATATTTTCATGGATCGATCCGGCGACGATGCCAGACCTGCAAGGAGTTGATAATGATCAACAGCAGGAAAGAGACCACGAGCATGACCGCCGCGATGGCCGTGGCACCCGCCGTGTCGTACTGCTCAAGCTGGATGACGATCAGCAGGGGGGCGATTTCCGAAACGCCGGGTATGTTGCCGGCAATGAAAATGACCGAGCCATACTCCCCAAGTCCCCGCGCAAAGGCAAGGGCAAAACCGGTCAACATGGCCGGCAGCAGGATGGGCAGGATAATGCGCAAAAAAACCTTGGTACGACTGGCCCCCAGGGTCAGGGCCGCCTCTTCCACTTCGGAATCAAAGTCCTGAAGGACCGGTTCCACCGTGCGGACCACCAGGGGGAGGCCGATGAAAATCATGGCCACAATGATGCCCAGAGGGGTGAAAGCCACCTTGATGCCCATGGCCAGCAGCCGGGAACCGAGCCAGCCATTGGGGGAATACAACGCCGTCAGGGCAATGCCGGCCACCGCCGTCGGCAGGGCAAAGGGCAGATCAACCATGGCATCGATCAATTTTTTGCCGAAAAACCGGTACCGGACCAGAATCCAGGCCACCAACACCCCGGCCACCACGTTGATGGACGCCGCCAGCAGGGCACTCCCGAAACTCAGACGATAGGCCGCCAGGGCACGTTCACTGAAAGCCTTGGCCATGAACTCGGCCCCGGTCAATCCCGCCGCCTTGACAAATATGCCGGCCAAAGGGGCCATGACCAGCAGGGAGAGATAAAACATGGTAAAACCCAGGGTCAAGCCAAAACCGGGCAGCGTGCCGGATTTGGAAAACGACCCGGTTTGAGTGACCTGACCGGGTTGGGTCTCCGCCGACCGGGGCGTCTGGATGGACGGATCATTCATGGTGAACGTTTGGCCTGCTGGATTTGATCGAACAGCCCCCCATCGGCAAAATGGAGTGCCTGGGCCTGCGACCACCCGCCAAACATTTCCTGGATGGTAAACAGCTTCATGGCCGGAAATTGTTGGGCATGCCGGGCCAATATGACCGGATCATGCGGGCGGTAATGGTGTTTGGCCATGATTTCCTGTCCTTCCGGAGAGTACAGATAATTCAGGTAGGCTTCGGCCACCGGGCGGGTTTTGCGGGCATCCACCTGGCGATCCACGATGGCCACCGGCGGCTGGGCGAGAATGGACAGGGAGGGTCTGACAATTTCCAGGCTTCCCTGGCCCAACTTTTCCACGGCCAGAATGGCCTCGTTTTCCCAGGACAGCAACACATCCCCCATGCCGCGCTTGACGAAGGTGGTGGTCGAACCCCGGGCACCGGAATCCAAAACCGGAACCTGGGCAAACAATTGACTCATGAACGCCCTGGTTTTGGTCTGGTCGCCTCCAGACTGCTGCCAGGCCCACCCCCAGGCAGCCAGATAGTTCCAACGCGCCCCGCCCGAGGTCTTGGGATTGGGGGTAATCACCTGGATGCCCGGACGAATCAGGTCACCCCAATCCTGAATTCCCTTGGGATTGCCTTTCCGCACCACAAAGACAATCGTCGAGGTACAAGGGGTGCTGTCATGGGGCATGCGTGTCTGCCACTCCCCGGGCAAAAGCTGTCGCCCGACCAGGGCATCGATATCATAAGCGAGAGCCAGGGTTACCACATCGGCGGCCAGACCATCCATGACAGCCCGGGCCTGGGCAGCCGAACCTCCATGCGATTGACGAACGGTGACCTTCTCCCCGGTTTTGGCCTGCCAATGACGCACAAAGGCGGCATTGAATTCCTGGTACAATTCCCGTGTCGGATCGTATGAAACGTTGAGAATTTCCGTATCGGCTTGCGCCGGCATTCCTCCCGTTCCCACCCCCCCAATAAAACTCCATACCAGCGTCAGACCAAACCAGAAAAATCGTGTCATGTCCGTCCCTCTGTTTCCATTGGATGTGGGACAATTTTTGAAAAACAAAAAAAGGGGAGTTGGAGAGAGTCCTGCATGAGGTATGATGGACGCACGTAACAGGAAGACAATATCCAGCCAGGGAGCGCGACAACGACGTGGCCATTCGGTTTTTCACCCCTCCATCCTGGACCACCCTCTGGTCAGAAACCCGCAAGACGCTGGAAGATACCATTCTTTTGGCCCTGGATCAAACCGTGCGTCTGGCCGTCACCGGTCTGAATCAGAGCGGCAAGACAGTCTTCATCACGACCCTGATTCACCAATTATTGCAGGGACATCGGAGCAAACGACTCCCTCTGTTCGGGGTCATCGAATCCGGGCGTTTTCAGGGTGCCAAGGTGATCCAGCAACCCAATCTGGACATATCCACCTTTGGCTATGACCGGTTCATTCACACCCTGACCAGTTCACCGCCCGCCTGGCCCCGGGCCACGGATGGCCTGAGTGAAATTCGTCTGGCCATCCGCTATCGTCCCAGGGGCATGGTGCAGAAATATCTGCAACCCCTGGCCACACTCTATCTGGATATCATCGACTACCCCGGCGAATGGCTCCTCGATCTGCCCCTGCTGGATCTTTCATTTGCCGAATGGTCGGCGGAGATATTCCGGCTTTGCGAGCAGGAACCGCGTCTGGCCCTTGCCCGGGAGTGGCGCAACGCCCTGGCCGGCGTCAATCCGGCCACCCCGGCTGATGAGGATGGAATCCGGCAACTCAGCGCGCTTTTTACCCAATTTTTGCATCGCTGCAAGGAGCCGGAAACCGGCCTGCATTTTCTGCAACCCGGACGTTTCCTGATTCCGGGTGATTTGTTGGATACGCCGCTTCTGGCCTTCTGTCCCCTGCGCCCGCCCTCCAACAATGCCCACCTTTCCGGGTCCCTGTACGCCACCATGGAACAGCGCTATCTCCTGTATCGGGAGCGCGTGGTGCGCAGTTTCTACAAGAAACATTTTTCCCGTTTTGATCGCCAGATCGTCCTTGTGGATCCGATGCGGGCACTCAACAAGGGCCATGGCAGCTTTGTTGACATGGAAAAAACCTTGCAATCCATCCTGAGCAGTTTCAACTATGGACCATCGGGTCTGCTCAATCGGCTGTTCAAGCCGCGCATCGACAAACTTCTTTTTGCCGCATCCAAGGTGGATCATGTCGCGGCGAATCAACATCACAATCTGGAAAGATTGCTGGAACAATTGGTGGCCATCCCCACCAATGAAGCCCTGTTTCATGGCGTGCAGGTCAAGGCGATGACTCTTGCCTCGGTGCGCTGTACCCAGACGGTGGTCCAGGAACATGATGGCCGGCGGCTCTCTTTCGTCCAGGGGATACCCAAGGGCCGCAGCGATGAAATCCTGTTGTTTCCGGGTGAAATTCCGGAAACAATCCCCGATGCTGCCGATTGGGATGCCGGGCGGTTTCGGTTTCTCGAATTTGAATCACGCGGCTTGGCTGGTTCCCGTGATGGCACCTTGCCGCACATTCGTCTGGATCAGGCCATGGAATTTTTGCTGGGAGACAAGCTGTGATCGAGCCTGCCAACGAGACGTCCGGATCAGGCCAGAAAGTTTTTGCCGAGAAAGAGGCTGTGATCAAGCCTGCCAACAAGGCGTCCGGATCAGGCCAGAAAGTTTTTGCCGGGAGATAGACTGTGGTCAAACCTGCCAGTTGGTTGCCGCCCATCGAAATTCGTCCAGCCGCCCGTGCCCCCGTTCCTCCCGAGGCCGGACAGACGGAACCTGTCATCCTGGCCTCATCGACGCGCCAAGGGTCCCTGTTGTCGGACCCGGAGTCCGCGACCGTGATTCAGGGGTCCATGTCACCGGATACCGATCCT is from Magnetococcales bacterium and encodes:
- a CDS encoding sulfate/molybdate ABC transporter ATP-binding protein, whose protein sequence is MIEIRSITKTFTGGIIVLNDVSLKIKTGELLALLGPSGSGKTTLLRIIAGLEKPDRGEIHFDTTDATRLSARERQVGFVFQHYALFRHLTVFENIAFGLRARPRASRPDQAEIRRRVEQLLELVQIGFLAERYPSQLSGGQRQRVALARALAIEPKLLLLDEPFGALDAKVRRDLRRWLRNLHDTLGITGVFVTHDQEEAMEVADRVVVMNQGRIEQVDTPTRIYDHPASAFVYQFLGNVNTLACRIRNGLAETDIGLTLPAAEYASIQDAPGTIFIRPHDLEFTAPGQPGSFPVLLGHQAILGPIVRLELQAISGQVLEAELSRSQHKQLSLRSGDRLGVRPRRAQLYLSEGVLASELGVMGGAEIFSPPIQNV
- the cysW gene encoding sulfate ABC transporter permease subunit CysW — protein: MATDLPFLSNRSPLLSEPLWARILILTLGLSFLGGFLFLPLFIVFGEALSQGFSVYFAALRTPDARSAIGLTLMIAAIAVPCNLIFGVAAAWAITKFRFPGRSLLLTLIDLPFSVSPVVAGLIFMLMFGAQGWLTPLLQPYDIKIVFAIPGMVLVTVFVTLPFIARELIPLMEEQGVDDEESAMMLGASGWQTFWKVTLPNMRCGLMYGVLLCNARAMGEFGAVSVISGHIRGLTNTMPLHVEILYNEFEFVAAFAVASLLAILALVTLGVKNFLQWRYRDQLQAMGH
- the cysT gene encoding sulfate ABC transporter permease subunit CysT gives rise to the protein MNDPSIQTPRSAETQPGQVTQTGSFSKSGTLPGFGLTLGFTMFYLSLLVMAPLAGIFVKAAGLTGAEFMAKAFSERALAAYRLSFGSALLAASINVVAGVLVAWILVRYRFFGKKLIDAMVDLPFALPTAVAGIALTALYSPNGWLGSRLLAMGIKVAFTPLGIIVAMIFIGLPLVVRTVEPVLQDFDSEVEEAALTLGASRTKVFLRIILPILLPAMLTGFALAFARGLGEYGSVIFIAGNIPGVSEIAPLLIVIQLEQYDTAGATAIAAVMLVVSFLLLIIINSLQVWHRRRIDP
- a CDS encoding sulfate ABC transporter substrate-binding protein; this translates as MPAQADTEILNVSYDPTRELYQEFNAAFVRHWQAKTGEKVTVRQSHGGSAAQARAVMDGLAADVVTLALAYDIDALVGRQLLPGEWQTRMPHDSTPCTSTIVFVVRKGNPKGIQDWGDLIRPGIQVITPNPKTSGGARWNYLAAWGWAWQQSGGDQTKTRAFMSQLFAQVPVLDSGARGSTTTFVKRGMGDVLLSWENEAILAVEKLGQGSLEIVRPSLSILAQPPVAIVDRQVDARKTRPVAEAYLNYLYSPEGQEIMAKHHYRPHDPVILARHAQQFPAMKLFTIQEMFGGWSQAQALHFADGGLFDQIQQAKRSP
- a CDS encoding YcjX family protein codes for the protein MAIRFFTPPSWTTLWSETRKTLEDTILLALDQTVRLAVTGLNQSGKTVFITTLIHQLLQGHRSKRLPLFGVIESGRFQGAKVIQQPNLDISTFGYDRFIHTLTSSPPAWPRATDGLSEIRLAIRYRPRGMVQKYLQPLATLYLDIIDYPGEWLLDLPLLDLSFAEWSAEIFRLCEQEPRLALAREWRNALAGVNPATPADEDGIRQLSALFTQFLHRCKEPETGLHFLQPGRFLIPGDLLDTPLLAFCPLRPPSNNAHLSGSLYATMEQRYLLYRERVVRSFYKKHFSRFDRQIVLVDPMRALNKGHGSFVDMEKTLQSILSSFNYGPSGLLNRLFKPRIDKLLFAASKVDHVAANQHHNLERLLEQLVAIPTNEALFHGVQVKAMTLASVRCTQTVVQEHDGRRLSFVQGIPKGRSDEILLFPGEIPETIPDAADWDAGRFRFLEFESRGLAGSRDGTLPHIRLDQAMEFLLGDKL